The Burkholderia pyrrocinia genome has a segment encoding these proteins:
- a CDS encoding proline--tRNA ligase has product MKASRFFIGTLKEAPADAEIVSHKLMVRAGMIRRVAGGIYNYLPVGLRSIRKVEAIVREEMNRAGAIELLMPAVQPAELWQESGRWEQYGPELLRFKDRKDNDFVIGPTHEEVITDIARNQIKSYRQMPVNFYQIQTKFRDEIRPRFGVMRGREFIMKDAYSFDKDAAGLNESYRKMYDAYVRIFTRLGLEFRAVAADSGSIGGNFSHEFHVIADTGEDAIAYCPTSEFAANIEAAEALPLIAERAAPAEAMEKVATPGKAKCEAVAELLAIPLERTIKSIVLATDNEGAEPTIWLVMLRGDHDLNEIKVSKLPGLKNHRFATEQEIVEWFGTPPGYLGPVGTKKPVKVIADRTVANMSDFVVGANEVDYHIAGVNWGRDLPEPDVADVRDVQKGDPSPDGKGVIDICRGIEVGHVFQLGTKYSEAMGATFLDESGKPQPMLMGCYGVGVTRILGAAIEQNFDDRGIIWPESIAPFEVVLCPMGYDRSEMVRETADKLYAELAAAGIDVILDDRGERPGVMFADWELIGVPHRLVIGERGLKEGKIEYQGRRDAEATLLPADAAAATVAEKIRAALAH; this is encoded by the coding sequence ATGAAAGCTTCCCGTTTCTTTATCGGCACCCTGAAAGAAGCACCCGCCGACGCAGAGATCGTCAGCCACAAGCTGATGGTACGCGCCGGCATGATCCGTCGCGTCGCCGGCGGCATCTATAACTACCTGCCGGTCGGCCTGCGTTCGATTCGCAAGGTCGAGGCGATCGTGCGCGAGGAAATGAACCGGGCGGGCGCCATCGAGCTGCTGATGCCGGCCGTGCAGCCGGCCGAGCTGTGGCAGGAATCGGGCCGCTGGGAACAGTACGGCCCCGAGCTGCTGCGCTTCAAGGACCGCAAGGACAACGACTTCGTGATCGGGCCGACGCACGAGGAAGTCATCACCGACATCGCACGCAACCAGATCAAGAGCTACCGGCAGATGCCGGTGAACTTCTACCAGATCCAGACGAAGTTCCGCGACGAGATCCGGCCGCGCTTCGGCGTGATGCGCGGCCGCGAATTCATCATGAAGGACGCGTATTCGTTCGACAAGGATGCAGCGGGCCTGAACGAGTCGTATCGCAAGATGTACGACGCGTACGTGCGCATCTTCACGCGCCTCGGCCTCGAATTCCGTGCGGTCGCGGCCGACAGCGGCTCGATCGGCGGCAACTTCTCGCACGAGTTCCACGTGATCGCCGACACCGGCGAGGACGCGATCGCCTACTGCCCGACGTCCGAGTTCGCGGCGAACATCGAGGCGGCCGAAGCGCTGCCGCTGATTGCCGAGCGCGCTGCGCCGGCCGAAGCGATGGAAAAGGTCGCGACGCCCGGCAAGGCGAAGTGCGAAGCCGTTGCCGAACTGCTGGCCATCCCGCTCGAGCGCACGATCAAGTCGATCGTGCTCGCGACCGACAACGAAGGCGCCGAGCCGACCATCTGGCTCGTGATGCTGCGCGGCGACCACGACCTGAACGAGATCAAGGTGTCGAAGCTGCCGGGCCTGAAGAACCACCGCTTCGCGACCGAGCAGGAAATCGTCGAGTGGTTCGGCACGCCGCCGGGCTACCTCGGCCCGGTCGGCACGAAGAAGCCCGTCAAGGTGATCGCGGACCGCACGGTCGCGAACATGAGCGACTTCGTCGTCGGCGCGAACGAGGTCGACTATCACATCGCGGGCGTGAACTGGGGCCGCGACCTGCCGGAGCCGGACGTCGCCGACGTGCGCGACGTGCAGAAGGGCGACCCGTCGCCGGACGGCAAGGGCGTGATCGACATCTGCCGCGGCATCGAGGTCGGCCACGTGTTCCAGCTCGGCACCAAGTACTCGGAAGCGATGGGCGCGACGTTCCTCGACGAGTCGGGCAAGCCGCAGCCGATGCTGATGGGCTGCTACGGCGTCGGCGTCACGCGCATTCTCGGCGCGGCGATCGAACAGAACTTCGACGATCGCGGCATCATCTGGCCCGAGTCGATCGCGCCGTTCGAGGTCGTGCTGTGCCCGATGGGCTATGACCGCAGCGAAATGGTCCGCGAGACCGCCGACAAGCTGTACGCGGAACTCGCCGCGGCCGGCATCGACGTGATCCTCGACGATCGCGGCGAGCGCCCGGGCGTGATGTTCGCCGACTGGGAACTGATCGGCGTGCCGCATCGCCTCGTGATCGGCGAGCGCGGCCTGAAGGAAGGCAAGATCGAGTACCAGGGCCGCCGCGACGCCGAAGCGACGCTGCTGCCGGCCGACGCGGCTGCGGCGACGGTCGCGGAGAAGATCCGCGCCGCGCTCGCGCACTAA
- a CDS encoding MarC family protein — translation MEYTFLSATVLLVLITDPLGNIPLFITAMRDVPRERRVKLILREVGIAFVILLFFMVVGDRFLRMMNLTDLSLRLGGGIVLFLIALRMIFPHPDGALGSDPRAGGEPFIVPLAIPALAGPSALATVMLLTSQAPGKMLEWVGALTVTMIVCAITLVLAERIQQWLGERTVAAFERLMGLVLVAISVEMLLAGIRAFVHQL, via the coding sequence ATGGAATACACGTTCCTGTCGGCCACCGTGCTCCTGGTGCTGATCACCGATCCGCTCGGCAACATCCCGCTGTTCATTACGGCGATGCGGGATGTGCCGCGCGAACGGCGCGTGAAGCTGATCCTGCGTGAAGTGGGGATCGCGTTCGTGATCCTGCTGTTCTTCATGGTGGTCGGCGACCGCTTCCTGCGGATGATGAACCTCACCGACCTGTCGTTGCGGCTCGGCGGCGGGATCGTGCTGTTCCTGATCGCGCTGCGGATGATCTTCCCGCATCCGGACGGCGCGCTCGGCAGCGATCCGCGTGCGGGCGGCGAACCGTTCATCGTGCCGCTCGCGATTCCGGCACTTGCCGGGCCGTCGGCGCTCGCGACGGTGATGCTGCTGACGTCGCAGGCGCCGGGCAAGATGCTCGAGTGGGTCGGCGCGCTGACGGTCACGATGATCGTCTGCGCGATCACGCTGGTGCTGGCCGAACGGATTCAGCAGTGGCTCGGCGAGCGGACGGTCGCGGCGTTCGAGCGGCTGATGGGCCTTGTGCTCGTCGCGATTTCGGTCGAGATGCTGCTGGCCGGCATCCGCGCGTTCGTGCACCAGCTGTAG
- a CDS encoding hypoxanthine-guanine phosphoribosyltransferase, producing the protein MNREEALHIFDHSEEIVSADAVNASIARMADAIRAEIGDAFPLVLSVMGGAAVFTGMLLPHLDFPLEFDYIHLTRYRNTTQGSPEMHWRVAPRESVKDRIVLVLDDILDEGETMAAIRDRILDMGAQRFMSAVLCEKTLAKAKPLHPDFCGFSVPDRYVFGCGMDAKGYWRNLPTIRALTTNV; encoded by the coding sequence ATGAACCGCGAAGAAGCCCTCCACATTTTCGACCACTCCGAAGAGATCGTCTCGGCCGACGCCGTCAATGCGTCGATCGCCCGGATGGCCGACGCGATCCGCGCCGAGATCGGCGATGCGTTCCCGCTCGTTCTCTCGGTGATGGGCGGCGCCGCGGTGTTTACCGGGATGCTGCTGCCGCATCTCGATTTCCCGCTCGAATTCGACTACATCCACCTGACCCGCTACCGCAACACGACGCAGGGCAGCCCCGAGATGCACTGGCGCGTGGCACCCCGCGAATCGGTGAAGGACCGCATCGTGCTCGTGCTCGACGACATCCTCGACGAAGGCGAGACGATGGCCGCGATCCGCGACCGCATCCTCGACATGGGCGCGCAGCGTTTCATGTCGGCCGTGCTGTGCGAGAAGACGCTCGCGAAGGCCAAACCGCTGCACCCCGACTTCTGCGGCTTCTCGGTGCCGGACCGCTACGTGTTCGGCTGCGGGATGGATGCGAAGGGCTACTGGCGCAACCTGCCGACGATCCGCGCGCTGACCACGAACGTCTGA
- the ffh gene encoding signal recognition particle protein, with protein MLDNLTQRMARVVKTLRGEARLTEANTQEMLREVRLALLEADVSLPVVREFIAKVKEKALGEEVISSLSPGQALVGVVQKELTAVIGGDYEGKAAELNLAVTPPAVILMAGLQGAGKTTTVGKLAKLLREKYKKKVLTVSCDVYRPAAIMQLKTVSEQVGADFFPSTPDQKPVDIAIAAVDWAKRHYHDVLIVDTAGRLGIDEAMMQEIAALHGTLKPAETLFVVDAMLGQDAVNTAKAFNDTLPLTGVVLTKLDGDSRGGAALSVRHITGKPIKFVGVAEKLDGLEVFHPDRMANRILGMGDILALVEEAQRGVDVQAAQKLADKVKKGGDFDLNDFRAQISQMKNMGGLSSLMDKLPAQFQQAAAGADMGQAEKQIRRMEGIISSMTPAERAKPEIIKATRKRRIAAGAGVPVQEVNRMLNQYDQMRTMMKKLKGGNMQKMMRGLKGMMPGMR; from the coding sequence ATGCTCGACAATCTCACTCAACGGATGGCGCGCGTCGTCAAGACGCTGCGCGGCGAGGCCCGCCTCACCGAGGCGAACACGCAGGAGATGCTCCGCGAGGTGCGTCTCGCGCTGCTGGAGGCCGACGTCTCGCTGCCGGTCGTCCGCGAATTTATCGCCAAGGTCAAGGAAAAGGCGCTCGGCGAAGAAGTGATCAGCAGCCTGTCGCCGGGTCAGGCGCTCGTCGGCGTGGTCCAGAAGGAACTGACCGCCGTGATCGGCGGCGACTACGAAGGCAAGGCCGCCGAGCTGAACCTCGCGGTCACGCCGCCCGCCGTGATCCTGATGGCCGGCCTGCAGGGTGCGGGCAAGACCACGACCGTCGGCAAGCTCGCGAAGCTGCTGCGCGAGAAGTACAAGAAGAAGGTGCTGACCGTGTCGTGCGACGTGTATCGCCCGGCCGCGATCATGCAGTTGAAAACGGTGAGCGAACAGGTCGGCGCCGACTTCTTCCCGTCGACGCCGGACCAGAAGCCCGTCGACATCGCGATCGCGGCCGTCGACTGGGCGAAGCGCCACTACCATGACGTGCTGATCGTCGACACGGCCGGCCGCCTCGGCATCGACGAGGCGATGATGCAGGAAATCGCCGCGCTGCACGGCACGCTGAAGCCGGCCGAAACGCTGTTCGTCGTCGACGCGATGCTCGGCCAGGATGCGGTCAACACCGCGAAGGCGTTCAACGACACGCTGCCGCTCACCGGCGTCGTGCTGACCAAGCTCGACGGCGATTCGCGCGGCGGCGCCGCGCTGTCGGTGCGCCACATCACGGGCAAGCCGATCAAGTTCGTCGGCGTCGCCGAGAAGCTCGACGGCCTCGAGGTGTTCCACCCCGACCGGATGGCGAACCGGATCCTCGGCATGGGCGACATCCTCGCGCTCGTCGAGGAAGCGCAGCGAGGCGTCGACGTGCAGGCCGCGCAGAAGCTCGCCGACAAGGTCAAGAAAGGCGGCGACTTCGACCTGAACGACTTCCGCGCGCAGATCTCGCAGATGAAGAACATGGGCGGCCTGTCGTCGCTGATGGACAAGCTGCCCGCGCAATTCCAGCAGGCGGCGGCCGGCGCCGACATGGGCCAGGCCGAGAAGCAGATCCGCCGGATGGAAGGGATCATCAGCTCGATGACGCCCGCCGAGCGCGCGAAACCCGAAATCATCAAGGCGACGCGCAAGCGCCGCATTGCGGCCGGCGCGGGCGTGCCGGTGCAGGAAGTCAACCGGATGCTGAACCAGTACGACCAGATGCGTACGATGATGAAGAAGCTGAAGGGCGGCAACATGCAGAAGATGATGCGCGGCCTGAAGGGCATGATGCCCGGCATGCGCTGA
- a CDS encoding cytochrome C assembly family protein, with the protein MDIVLYALTAFLYGGLAVAGWRTHRQGATPLVASVPAVPVPASAASGMSGAGRALLFAALVAHGVLLHTTIFPNDAMVFGFAFALSAMFWLGAGIYWIESFFFPLDSLRLLVLPLACGASLLPLVFGGVRVLPYAAAPLFKLHFLIANIAYGLFAIAALHAILMLMVERRLQSLRNGGRDGSTGWIASWLETLPPLLTLEKLLFRLIGAGFVLLTLTLASGILFSEQVDARALRLDHKTVFAILSWLMFGGLLVARKTSGWRGRGAARWVLVSFAALLLAYVGSRFVFEVLLHRSVV; encoded by the coding sequence ATGGATATTGTACTGTATGCCCTCACCGCATTCCTGTACGGCGGCCTCGCCGTCGCAGGCTGGCGCACGCACCGCCAGGGCGCGACGCCGCTCGTCGCGAGCGTGCCGGCCGTGCCGGTTCCCGCGTCCGCCGCGTCCGGGATGAGCGGGGCCGGTCGCGCGCTGCTGTTCGCCGCGCTCGTCGCGCATGGCGTGCTGCTCCACACGACGATTTTTCCGAACGACGCGATGGTGTTCGGCTTCGCGTTCGCGCTGTCCGCGATGTTCTGGCTCGGCGCCGGCATCTACTGGATCGAGAGCTTTTTCTTCCCGCTCGACAGCCTGCGCCTGCTGGTGCTGCCGCTTGCGTGCGGCGCGTCGCTGCTGCCGCTCGTGTTCGGCGGCGTGCGGGTGCTTCCTTATGCCGCAGCACCGCTGTTCAAGCTGCACTTCCTGATCGCGAACATCGCGTACGGCCTGTTCGCGATCGCCGCGCTGCACGCGATCCTGATGCTGATGGTCGAGCGGCGCCTGCAATCGCTGCGCAACGGCGGGCGCGACGGCTCGACGGGCTGGATCGCGAGCTGGCTCGAAACGCTGCCGCCGCTGCTCACGCTCGAGAAGCTGCTGTTCCGCCTGATCGGCGCCGGCTTCGTGCTGCTCACGCTGACGCTCGCGTCGGGCATCCTGTTCAGCGAGCAGGTCGACGCGCGCGCGCTGCGGCTCGATCACAAGACCGTGTTCGCGATCCTGTCGTGGCTGATGTTCGGCGGCCTGCTGGTCGCCCGCAAGACGTCGGGCTGGCGCGGGCGCGGCGCCGCGCGCTGGGTGCTCGTGTCGTTCGCCGCGCTGCTGCTCGCGTATGTCGGCAGCCGGTTCGTTTTCGAGGTGCTGCTGCACCGTTCCGTGGTTTGA
- a CDS encoding PP0621 family protein, translated as MRQILLLILLFFAGSWLARKVRQAQEHAQARSGRGAGDDGAPGAGAARPNGNARSLPEPMVRCAECGVHAPKGDAVAAGGEYFCSAEHAQRHAARASGHDAR; from the coding sequence ATGCGACAGATTCTTCTCCTGATTCTTCTCTTCTTCGCCGGCTCGTGGCTCGCGCGCAAGGTGCGCCAGGCCCAGGAGCACGCGCAGGCGCGCAGCGGCCGCGGCGCGGGTGACGACGGCGCGCCGGGTGCCGGCGCTGCGCGCCCGAATGGCAACGCGCGGTCGCTGCCCGAACCGATGGTGCGCTGCGCCGAATGCGGCGTGCATGCACCGAAGGGCGACGCCGTCGCCGCGGGCGGCGAATACTTCTGCAGCGCCGAGCACGCACAGCGCCACGCCGCGCGCGCGAGCGGTCACGACGCACGATGA
- the ampD gene encoding 1,6-anhydro-N-acetylmuramyl-L-alanine amidase AmpD: MSDAPPLSVDANGWVREARHAPSPNFEARPAGAVPTLVVVHNISLPPGEFGGDAIEALFLNRLDCDAHPYYQSHLRGVRVSAHFLIRRSGELVQFVSCDERAWHAGSSEFFGRPRCNDFSIGIELEGADDVPFDDAQYAMLAALSRALAARYPVDAFAGHSDVAPGRKTDPGPHFDWQRFASDAGFSAGYFPFRQH, encoded by the coding sequence ATGAGCGACGCGCCGCCGTTGTCGGTCGACGCGAACGGCTGGGTGCGCGAAGCGCGCCATGCACCGTCGCCGAACTTCGAGGCGCGGCCCGCGGGTGCGGTGCCGACGCTCGTGGTCGTCCACAATATCAGCCTGCCGCCCGGCGAATTCGGCGGCGACGCGATCGAGGCGCTGTTCCTGAATCGCCTCGATTGCGATGCACACCCCTATTACCAGAGCCACCTGCGCGGCGTGCGCGTGTCCGCGCACTTCCTGATCCGCCGCAGCGGCGAACTCGTGCAGTTCGTGTCGTGCGACGAGCGCGCGTGGCATGCGGGCTCGTCCGAATTCTTCGGCCGGCCGCGCTGCAACGACTTCTCGATCGGCATCGAGCTCGAAGGCGCGGACGACGTGCCGTTTGACGACGCGCAGTACGCGATGCTCGCCGCGCTCTCCCGTGCGCTCGCCGCACGTTATCCGGTCGACGCATTCGCGGGGCACTCGGACGTCGCGCCGGGCCGCAAGACCGACCCGGGCCCGCACTTCGATTGGCAACGCTTCGCGAGCGATGCCGGTTTTTCCGCCGGATACTTTCCTTTCCGTCAGCACTGA
- a CDS encoding ribonucleoside-diphosphate reductase subunit alpha, which translates to MQTTDNATSQYESASSRPLGGTEQGAKALAPQATFADYKVIRRNGSVVSFEPSKIAIAVTKAFLAVNGGQGAASARVREQVEQLTHSVVRALVRSRPNGGTFHIEDIQDQVELALMRGGEHNVARAYVLYREKRHLERQHAGEEAAAAGGESSTGINVVDNGVSRPLDLNALRALIVSSCDGLGAAVNPEPIVAETVKNLYDGVPMSQVYDSAILAARTMIEKDPAYSQVTARILLHTIRREILGEEVVQAEMSARYAEYFPQFLKRGVDAGLLDDKLLQFDLKRLGEALDANRDLQFGYLGLQTLYDRYFLHVEGTRIEMPQAFFMRVAMGLSLNEIDRETRAIEFYNVLSSFDFMSSTPTLFNSGTHRSQLSSCYLTTVADDLDGIYEALKENALLSKFAGGLGNDWTRVRALGSHIKGTNGKSQGVVPFLKVVNDTAVAVNQGGKRKGAVCAYLESWHLDIEEFLELRKNTGDDRRRTHDMNTANWIPDLFMKRVMEGTDWTLFSPSTCPDLHDKFGADFEKAYTAYEEKVARGEIKLFKKIPAAQLWRKMLGMLFETGHPWITFKDPCNVRSPQQHVGVVHSSNLCTEITLNTSDTEIAVCNLGSVNLVAHLVKQADGSYALDHDKLKRTISVAMRMLDNVIDINYYAVPKARNSNLKHRPVGMGIMGFQDCLHLLRTPYASEAAVEFADRSMEAVCYYAYHASTELAEERGRYSSYRGSLWDRGILPQDTLKLLAEARGGYVEVDTSESLDWTTLRSRIAAHGMRNSNCVAIAPTATISNIIGVSACIEPTFQNLYVKSNLSGEFTVVNEYLVRDLKDRGLWDEVMVADLKYFDGMLSRIDRIPADLRAIYATAFEVDPTWLVEAASRRQKWIDQAQSLNIYMGGASGKKLDEVYKLAWLRGLKTTYYLRTMAATHVEKSTVAHGALNAVPTGGGSSSGGAQGAAGGFGAAGGNASSGAIGAAAALAPVEADGPVCTMRPGDPGFDECEACQ; encoded by the coding sequence ATGCAAACCACCGACAACGCGACGTCCCAGTACGAGAGCGCCTCGAGCCGTCCGCTCGGCGGGACCGAACAGGGCGCGAAGGCGCTCGCGCCGCAGGCTACGTTCGCCGACTACAAGGTGATCCGCCGCAACGGCAGCGTCGTATCGTTCGAGCCTTCGAAGATCGCGATCGCGGTGACCAAGGCTTTCCTGGCCGTCAACGGCGGGCAGGGCGCGGCATCGGCGCGCGTACGCGAGCAGGTCGAACAACTGACGCACAGCGTCGTGCGCGCGCTCGTGCGCAGCCGCCCGAACGGCGGTACGTTCCATATCGAAGACATCCAGGATCAGGTCGAACTCGCGCTGATGCGCGGCGGCGAGCACAACGTCGCGCGTGCGTACGTGCTGTATCGCGAGAAGCGTCACCTCGAGCGCCAGCATGCAGGCGAGGAAGCAGCGGCGGCAGGCGGCGAGTCGAGCACCGGCATCAACGTCGTCGACAACGGCGTTTCGCGCCCGCTCGACCTGAACGCGCTGCGCGCGCTGATCGTGTCGTCGTGCGATGGCCTCGGCGCTGCGGTTAACCCTGAGCCGATCGTCGCGGAGACGGTGAAGAACCTGTACGACGGCGTGCCGATGAGCCAGGTCTACGACTCGGCGATCCTCGCTGCGCGCACGATGATCGAGAAGGATCCGGCATACAGCCAGGTCACGGCCCGCATCCTGCTGCACACGATCCGTCGCGAGATCCTCGGCGAGGAAGTGGTGCAGGCAGAGATGTCGGCCCGCTACGCGGAATACTTCCCGCAGTTCCTGAAGCGCGGCGTCGACGCCGGCCTGCTCGACGACAAGTTGCTGCAGTTCGACCTGAAGCGCCTCGGTGAAGCGCTCGACGCGAACCGCGACCTGCAGTTCGGCTACCTCGGCCTGCAGACGCTGTACGACCGCTACTTCCTGCATGTCGAAGGCACCCGCATCGAAATGCCGCAGGCATTCTTCATGCGCGTCGCGATGGGCCTGTCGCTGAACGAGATCGACCGCGAAACGCGCGCGATCGAGTTCTACAACGTGCTGTCGAGCTTCGACTTCATGAGCTCGACGCCGACGCTGTTCAACTCGGGCACCCACCGCTCGCAGCTGTCGTCGTGCTACCTGACGACGGTCGCGGACGATCTCGACGGCATCTATGAGGCGCTGAAGGAAAACGCGCTGCTGTCGAAGTTCGCCGGCGGTCTCGGCAACGACTGGACGCGCGTGCGCGCACTCGGCTCGCATATCAAGGGCACGAACGGCAAGTCGCAAGGCGTGGTGCCGTTCCTGAAGGTCGTGAACGACACGGCCGTCGCGGTCAACCAGGGCGGCAAGCGCAAGGGCGCGGTCTGCGCGTACCTCGAATCCTGGCACCTCGACATCGAGGAATTCCTCGAGCTGCGCAAGAACACGGGCGACGATCGCCGCCGTACGCACGACATGAACACGGCGAACTGGATTCCCGACCTGTTCATGAAGCGCGTGATGGAAGGCACCGACTGGACGCTGTTCTCGCCGTCGACCTGCCCGGACCTGCACGACAAGTTCGGCGCCGATTTCGAGAAGGCTTACACGGCTTACGAAGAGAAGGTCGCGCGCGGCGAGATCAAGCTGTTCAAGAAGATCCCGGCGGCGCAGCTCTGGCGCAAGATGCTCGGCATGCTGTTCGAGACGGGCCACCCGTGGATCACGTTCAAGGATCCGTGCAACGTGCGCTCGCCGCAGCAGCACGTCGGCGTCGTCCACTCGTCGAACCTGTGCACGGAAATCACGCTGAACACGAGCGACACCGAAATCGCGGTGTGCAACCTCGGCTCGGTGAACCTCGTCGCCCACCTGGTGAAGCAGGCCGACGGCAGCTACGCGCTCGACCACGACAAGCTGAAGCGCACGATCAGCGTCGCGATGCGCATGCTCGACAACGTGATCGACATCAACTACTACGCGGTGCCGAAGGCGCGTAACTCGAACCTGAAGCACCGTCCGGTCGGCATGGGCATCATGGGCTTCCAGGACTGCCTGCACCTGCTGCGCACGCCGTACGCGTCGGAAGCGGCGGTCGAGTTCGCCGATCGTTCGATGGAAGCGGTCTGCTACTACGCGTACCACGCGTCGACCGAACTGGCCGAGGAACGCGGCCGCTACTCGAGCTACCGCGGCTCGCTGTGGGATCGCGGCATCCTCCCGCAGGACACGCTGAAGCTGCTGGCCGAAGCGCGCGGCGGCTACGTCGAGGTCGACACGTCGGAGTCGCTCGACTGGACGACGCTGCGTTCGCGGATCGCCGCGCACGGCATGCGCAACTCGAACTGCGTCGCGATCGCGCCGACGGCGACGATCTCGAACATCATCGGCGTGTCGGCATGCATCGAGCCGACCTTCCAGAACCTGTACGTGAAGTCGAACCTGTCGGGCGAATTCACGGTGGTGAACGAGTACCTCGTTCGCGACCTGAAGGACCGCGGCCTGTGGGACGAAGTGATGGTCGCCGACCTGAAGTACTTCGACGGCATGCTGTCGCGCATCGACCGCATCCCGGCCGACCTGCGCGCGATCTACGCGACCGCGTTCGAAGTCGACCCGACGTGGCTGGTCGAAGCGGCATCGCGTCGCCAGAAGTGGATCGACCAGGCGCAGTCGCTGAACATCTACATGGGCGGCGCGTCGGGCAAGAAGCTCGACGAGGTCTACAAGCTCGCATGGCTGCGCGGCCTGAAGACGACCTACTACCTCCGCACGATGGCGGCGACGCACGTCGAGAAGTCGACGGTCGCACACGGCGCGCTGAATGCAGTGCCGACGGGTGGCGGTTCGAGCAGCGGCGGCGCGCAAGGCGCGGCA